A region from the Corylus avellana chromosome ca7, CavTom2PMs-1.0 genome encodes:
- the LOC132188373 gene encoding probable tRNA N6-adenosine threonylcarbamoyltransferase, mitochondrial, which produces MAVSSTLSRLNLLPRPSLPYAVSTLRALKFRPMCAPLTSFSNSFSAHFSTPKSSPEPNTQSPGAPDYDFIVLGIETSCDDTAAAVVRSSGEILSQVVSSQADLLARYGGVAPKMAEEAHSQVIDQVVQEALDKANVRETDLSAVAVTIGPGLSLCLRVGVQKARKTAGRFNLPIIGVHHMEAHALVARLMEKKLQFPFMALLISGGHNLLILAQDLGQYIQLGTTIDDAIGEAYDKTAKWLGLDLRRSGGPAIEELAREGDAKSIKFSIPMKQHKDCNFSYAGLKTQVRLAIKSRNIDAEIPISCASHQDRSSRADIAASFQRVAVLHLEERCERAIEWALNIEPSIKHLVVSGGVASNQYVRAQLDQVVKKNSLQLVCPPPSLCTDNGVMVAWTGIEHFRIGRFDPPPPADEPEDFLYDLRPRWPLGEEYAEGRSEARSLRRARIHPSLTSIIQASLQQQR; this is translated from the exons ATGGCAGTTTCTTCAACGCTTTCCCGCCTAAACCTCCTCCCCAGACCTTCGCTTCCCTACGCAGTATCCACTCTCAGAGCTCTAAAATTCCGACCCATGTGTGCACCTCTCACTTCCTTCTCCAACTCCTTCTCTGCCCATTTTTCCACTCCCAAAAGTTCCCCAGAACCCAACACCCAAAGTCCAGGAGCACCCGACTACGACTTCATTGTTCTCGGCATCGAAACCAGCTGCGACGACACCGCCGCCGCCGTT GTGAGGAGCAGTGGGGAGATTCTCAGCCAAGTTGTGTCTTCTCAG GCAGATCTTCTTGCTCGATATGGAGGTGTTGCCCCTAAAATGGCTGAAGAAGCACACTCACAAGTGATTGATCAG GTAGTGCAAGAAGCACTTGATAAAGCTAATGTAAGAGAAACTGATTTATCAGCAGTTGCTGTTACAATTGGTCCCGGTTTAAGCCTTTGTCTGCGTG TTGGTGTGCAGAAAGCTCGGAAAACTGCTGGAAGATTTAATCTGCCAATAATTGGCGTACATCACATGGAGGCTCATGCTCTAGTGGCCAG GTTAATGGAAAAAAAGCTCCAATTTCCTTTCATGGCCCTGCTTATTTCAG GAGGACACAATCTACTTATTCTTGCTCAAGATCTTGGCCAGTACATACAACTTGGGACCACAATAGATGATGCAATTGGTGAGGCATATGACAAGACAGCGAAATGGCTTGGTCTTGATTTGAGAAGGAGTGGTGGACCAGCTATAGAGGAGCTTGCTCGAGAGGGGGACGCAAAATCAATCAAATTCTCT ATCCCAATGAAACAACATAAAGATTGCAACTTCTCATACGCTGGTCTGAAGACTCAAGTGAGGCTGGCAATTAAATCCAGAAATAT TGATGCTGAAATTCCCATTTCTTGTGCAAGTCACCAAGATAGAAGTTCTCGAGCTGATATTGCTGCCTCTTTTCAG CGAGTTGCAGTATTACACCTAGAGGAAAGGTGCGAGCGAGCAATTGAATGGGCACTGAATATTGAGCCTTCTATAAAACATTTG GTAGTCTCTGGAGGTGTTGCATCAAATCAGTATGTTAGGGCTCAACTTGATCAGGTTGTCAAGAAAAACAGCTTGCAACTTGTGTGCCCTCCTCCCAGCCTTTGCACTGACAATG GTGTAATGGTAGCTTGGACCGGCATTGAGCACTTTCGCATCGGTAGATTTGATCCTCCACCTCCTGCAGATGAACCTGAAGATTTTCTG TACGATTTGCGACCAAGATGGCCTTTGGGGGAGGAATATGCTGAAGGAAGAAGTGAAGCTCGCTCCTTAAGAAGGGCCAGGATTCATCCATCTCTGACTTCTATCATTCAAGCATCACTGCAACAGCAACGGTAG
- the LOC132187082 gene encoding uncharacterized protein LOC132187082 produces the protein MSFRKAQIAQIRLMSSHPEVYEPCDDSFALVDALLADRNNLLEHQPTLCMEVGCGSGYVITSLALMLRQEAPGVYYIATDINPHAMRVTSETLEAHGVHAELINTDISSGLEKRLAGLVDVMVVNPPYVPTPEDEVGREGIASAWAGGENGRCVIDKILPIADYLLSDKGWLYMVMLTANKPSQICLQMREKGYASRIVVQRSTEEESLHVIKFWRDFDTQADAKEKAATNKTVPARVMESLVSQFPLSSFWRSCGSHSS, from the coding sequence ATGTCCTTCAGGAAAGCCCAGATTGCCCAAATCCGCCTTATGAGTTCACATCCCGAGGTTTATGAACCGTGTGATGATTCATTCGCACTAGTTGATGCACTTCTGGCTGATAGAAACAACCTGTTAGAGCATCAACCAACATTGTGCATGGAAGTGGGTTGTGGTAGTGGGTATGTTATCACTTCTTTAGCTCTTATGCTTCGACAGGAGGCTCCTGGGGTCTACTATATTGCTACTGATATCAACCCTCATGCAATGAGGGTGACCAGTGAGACCTTAGAAGCACATGGTGTTCATGCAGAGTTGATAAACACTGATATCTCGTCAGGGCTAGAGAAGCGTCTGGCAGGATTGGTTGATGTAATGGTTGTGAACCCACCATATGTGCCGACCCCCGAAGATGAAGTGGGCCGTGAAGGAATTGCCTCTGCTTGGGCAGGAGGGGAGAATGGCCGGTGTGTTATCGATAAGATATTGCCAATTGCTGACTATCTATTGTCAGACAAGGGCTGGTTGTACATGGTCATGCTTACAGCTAACAAACCCTCACAGATATGCCTTCAAATGAGAGAGAAGGGATATGCTTCTAGAATTGTGGTCCAGAGATCAACAGAAGAAGAGTCTCTCCATGTCATCAAGTTCTGGCGGGATTTTGATACTCAAGCAGATGCAAAGGAAAAGGCGGCGACAAACAAAACAGTTCCTGCAAGAGTCATGGAGTCCCTGGTTTCACAGTTTCCTCTATCGTCATTCTGGAGAAGTTGTGGCAGTCACAGTAGCTGA
- the LOC132187658 gene encoding putative F-box/FBD/LRR-repeat protein At4g13965 — translation MSCEVLEYFLANCPNLERLVVHQSEHLKKLRVVGSSLPLKHLRVSFCISLKSIKICDTNLVSFKYVGPTTRLLVNNAPLLVDVSISHGMYSNFMLRQLSSCFSQLQVLTLSKWHLQDKIKLRLFTGLKNLKKLVLEIGAKDDESLLLFTSLIEACPCLQIFVFKITWTSPPNKKRRVIKAVKCPHYHLKVVEVGGYYCGSSDFELAMYFIDNATILEKS, via the exons ATGTCCTGTGAAGTTCTGGAGTATTTTTTGGCCAATTGTCCCAATCTTGAACGATTAGTTGTGCATCAATCAGAAcatttgaagaaattaagagTTGTTGGCTCATCCCTCCCTTTGAAACACTTGCGGGTATCCTTCTGCATCAGCTTAAAATCCATCAAGATCTGTGACACAAACCTTGTTTCTTTTAAGTATGTGGGACCAACGACAAGGTTGCTTGTTAATAATGCTCCACTGCTTGTTGATGTATCTATTTCCCATGGAATGTATTCTAATTTTATGCTTCGCCAGCTTTCATCATGTTTTTCTCAGCTACAGGTTCTTACATTGAGCAAATGGCATTTGCAG GATAAAATAAAGCTTCGATTGTTTACTGGTTTAAAGAATCTTAAGAAATTAGTATTAGAAATCGGAGCAAAGGATGATGAAAGTCTCCTCCTTTTCACTTCCTTGATAGAGGCATGCCCTTGCTTGCAAATATTTGTGTTCAAG ATAACGTGGACTAGCCCTCCAAACAAGAAGAGAAGAGTGATAAAAGCTGTAAAATGCCCACATTATCATCTCAAAGTGGTGGAAGTAGGTGGATATTATTGTGGTAGTAGTGATTTTGAACTTGCCATGTACTTCATTGATAATGCTACGATACTTGAAAAATCATAA